The Rubrobacter naiadicus genome window below encodes:
- a CDS encoding ATP-binding cassette domain-containing protein has translation MSCRYPGSSRAAVSGLDFSVYEGEYVGVAGPNGGGKSTLVKLLNGLLVACEGEVRVAGFDPAAEPHEVRRRVSVVFQNPESNIIAPSVEDDVAFGLENLGVERGEMRRRVVAALSSVGLAGYERREPHTLSGGEKQRVALAGALAMETEVLALDEPTSMLDPAGRREVLEVIRALKRRRTIVHVSHDLSDLLTADRILMVRDGRLLADLPPSRLLADGRLLEEAGLVLPVAARLAAGLGLGVCTGPEELARAVLKRLGVQAR, from the coding sequence GTGTCGTGCCGCTACCCGGGGTCTTCGCGCGCGGCCGTCTCGGGGCTCGACTTTTCGGTATACGAGGGCGAGTACGTCGGGGTGGCCGGTCCGAACGGGGGCGGAAAATCCACGCTCGTCAAACTCCTGAACGGGCTGCTCGTGGCGTGTGAGGGCGAGGTGAGGGTGGCGGGCTTCGACCCCGCCGCCGAACCGCACGAGGTGCGTCGCAGGGTCTCGGTGGTCTTCCAGAACCCGGAGAGCAACATCATCGCGCCCTCCGTCGAGGACGACGTGGCCTTCGGGCTCGAGAACCTGGGCGTGGAGCGGGGGGAGATGCGCCGGCGGGTCGTCGCAGCGCTCTCTTCCGTCGGCCTTGCGGGCTACGAGCGCCGCGAGCCGCACACGCTCTCCGGGGGCGAGAAGCAGCGCGTCGCGCTCGCGGGGGCGCTGGCGATGGAGACGGAGGTGCTCGCGCTCGACGAGCCGACCTCGATGCTGGACCCGGCCGGCAGGAGGGAGGTCCTGGAGGTGATCCGGGCGCTGAAACGCAGGCGCACCATAGTTCATGTCTCGCACGATCTCTCCGATCTTCTGACGGCCGACCGTATCCTGATGGTGCGCGACGGTCGTCTCCTCGCCGACCTGCCTCCCTCGCGGCTCCTCGCCGACGGGCGGCTCCTCGAGGAGGCGGGCCTGGTTCTGCCCGTCGCCGCGAGGCTCGCCGCCGGGCTCGGCCTCGGGGTCTGCACCGGTCCGGAGGAGCTCGCGCGGGCCGTATTGAAGCGGCTGGGGGTACAGGCCCGGTGA
- the rplQ gene encoding 50S ribosomal protein L17 yields MRHAKRGRKLGRDAAHRRAMLGTMAGQLITHGRIRTTEPRAKELRGVVDRLITTAKRDDLHARRQAVRVLKDKRVVRKLFEDVAPELDDRSSGYTRILKLGPRPGDGAEQVYLELVNYRPTEG; encoded by the coding sequence ATGAGACACGCTAAGAGGGGACGCAAGCTGGGGCGCGACGCCGCCCACCGCCGGGCGATGCTCGGCACGATGGCCGGGCAGCTCATAACCCACGGCAGGATCAGGACGACCGAGCCGAGGGCGAAGGAGCTGCGTGGGGTGGTGGATCGTCTGATCACCACGGCCAAGCGCGACGACCTGCACGCCCGCAGGCAGGCGGTGCGCGTCCTGAAGGACAAGAGGGTCGTGCGCAAGCTCTTCGAGGATGTGGCCCCGGAGCTCGACGATCGCAGCTCGGGCTACACCCGCATCCTCAAGCTGGGTCCGCGTCCGGGCGACGGCGCCGAGCAGGTCTATCTGGAGCTGGTGAACTACCGGCCCACGGAGGGATAG
- a CDS encoding DNA-directed RNA polymerase subunit alpha, whose translation MLDVAPPRFRVEEEEERRAIFVAEPLPRGLGHTLGNSLRRVMLSGLPGAAVTKVRIEGVSHEFSTIPGVREDVVDLILNIKELKFKLERDEPVELEVNKSGPAEVTAGDIELKADVEVVDPETHIATVSEGGRLEMRLTVERGVGYVRAEQNKSDADPIGVIAVDSLFSPVQKVSYSVSETRAGARTDLDSLRMEVETDGRISPRDALQSAARQLIDMLGLFTDGYEGSRAPENRWSGGRQVITDERPIEELELTVRSYNCLKREGVDTIGQLATMTEEELMNIRNLGMKSVEEIRSKLAEYGYQLESENYETR comes from the coding sequence ATGTTGGACGTAGCACCGCCCCGTTTCAGGGTGGAAGAGGAGGAAGAGCGGCGGGCGATCTTCGTCGCCGAACCGCTGCCCCGGGGGCTCGGGCATACTCTGGGCAACTCGCTGCGGCGGGTGATGCTCAGCGGTCTGCCGGGGGCCGCGGTGACCAAGGTGCGCATCGAGGGCGTCTCGCACGAGTTCTCGACGATCCCCGGGGTCAGAGAGGATGTGGTCGACCTCATCCTCAACATCAAGGAGCTCAAGTTCAAGCTCGAGCGTGACGAGCCGGTGGAGCTGGAGGTCAACAAGAGCGGTCCCGCCGAAGTCACCGCCGGGGACATCGAGCTCAAGGCGGATGTCGAGGTGGTGGACCCCGAGACGCACATCGCCACCGTCTCCGAAGGCGGCAGGCTGGAGATGCGCCTGACGGTGGAGCGTGGGGTCGGCTACGTGCGGGCCGAGCAGAACAAGAGCGACGCGGACCCGATCGGGGTGATCGCGGTCGACTCTCTGTTCTCGCCGGTGCAGAAGGTCAGCTACTCGGTGAGCGAGACGCGCGCCGGGGCGCGGACCGACCTGGATTCGCTGAGGATGGAGGTGGAGACCGACGGCAGGATCTCCCCGCGCGATGCCCTGCAGAGCGCGGCGCGCCAGCTCATCGACATGCTCGGGCTCTTCACCGACGGCTACGAGGGCTCGCGCGCCCCGGAGAACCGCTGGAGCGGCGGCCGTCAGGTGATAACGGACGAGCGCCCGATAGAGGAGCTGGAGCTCACCGTGCGCTCCTACAACTGCCTCAAGCGTGAGGGCGTGGACACCATCGGTCAGCTGGCGACGATGACCGAGGAGGAGCTGATGAACATCCGCAACCTCGGGATGAAGAGCGTCGAGGAGATCCGGTCCAAACTCGCGGAGTACGGTTATCAGCTGGAGAGCGAGAACTATGAGACACGCTAA
- the rpsD gene encoding 30S ribosomal protein S4, whose product MARYTGPRGRRDRRAGVMISSMQKNPLERKPYPPGEHGRGRQRQTEYGIRLMEKQKARWYYGVSEKQFRRAYEKASRAQGVTGENLLRLMELRMDNVVYRMGFATSRPQARQLVVHGHFLLNGRKHNIPSAVLKPGDVITVRDKSRRIEPIQNAVEQVVAVPAWLEADHDNFTGRVLHEPNRDEIDAPVEEQLIVEYYSR is encoded by the coding sequence GTGGCGCGTTATACGGGACCGAGAGGCAGGCGCGACCGCCGGGCCGGCGTGATGATCTCCTCGATGCAGAAGAACCCGCTGGAGAGGAAGCCCTACCCGCCGGGGGAGCACGGTCGGGGCCGCCAGCGGCAGACGGAGTACGGCATCCGGCTGATGGAGAAGCAGAAGGCCCGCTGGTACTACGGCGTCTCGGAGAAGCAGTTCAGGCGGGCTTACGAGAAGGCGAGCCGTGCTCAGGGCGTCACGGGTGAGAACCTGCTGCGCCTGATGGAGCTGAGGATGGACAACGTGGTCTACAGGATGGGCTTCGCCACCAGCAGGCCTCAGGCGCGGCAACTCGTGGTGCACGGGCACTTCCTGCTCAACGGCCGCAAGCACAACATACCCTCGGCGGTTCTCAAGCCGGGCGACGTGATCACGGTGCGCGACAAGAGCCGCAGGATCGAGCCGATCCAGAACGCCGTGGAGCAGGTGGTGGCGGTGCCGGCGTGGCTCGAGGCCGACCACGACAATTTCACCGGCCGGGTGCTCCACGAGCCGAATCGGGACGAGATCGATGCACCGGTGGAGGAGCAGCTGATCGTCGAGTACTACAGCCGGTAA
- the rpsK gene encoding 30S ribosomal protein S11 → MGRQRQRTRGGRSRRKVRRNISTAVVHIKSSFNNTIISVTDPEGNVIAWESAGSLGFKGSRKSTPYAAQMTAESAANKAMEQGVRRVDIQVKGHGAGRDMATRTFQALGIEVLSIKDVTGQPHNGCRPPKRRRG, encoded by the coding sequence ATGGGCAGGCAGCGCCAGCGCACGCGCGGGGGACGTTCGCGCCGCAAGGTCCGCCGGAACATATCCACCGCCGTGGTGCACATAAAGAGCTCTTTCAACAACACGATCATCAGCGTCACCGACCCGGAGGGCAACGTCATCGCCTGGGAGTCGGCGGGCTCTCTGGGCTTCAAGGGTAGCCGCAAGAGCACCCCCTACGCCGCGCAGATGACCGCCGAGAGCGCGGCGAACAAAGCGATGGAGCAGGGTGTGCGCCGGGTGGACATCCAGGTCAAGGGCCACGGAGCGGGCCGGGACATGGCTACCAGGACGTTCCAGGCTCTCGGGATCGAGGTTCTCTCGATAAAGGATGTCACCGGGCAGCCACACAACGGCTGCCGGCCGCCCAAGAGGCGCAGAGGCTAG
- the rpsM gene encoding 30S ribosomal protein S13, producing the protein MARIAGVDLPREKRVEIGLTYIYGIGRSTAKKICAETGVDPDTKVRDLAEGEISAIRSYIDQNLRVEGDLRREVNQNIRRLIDIGCYRGIRHRRGLPVRGQRTRTNARSRKGPRPAIGGRKK; encoded by the coding sequence ATGGCGCGGATAGCCGGGGTAGACCTGCCGAGGGAGAAGAGGGTCGAGATCGGCCTGACCTACATCTACGGCATCGGCCGCTCGACGGCGAAGAAGATCTGCGCCGAGACCGGGGTCGATCCCGACACCAAGGTGCGCGATCTGGCCGAGGGCGAGATCAGCGCGATCCGCAGCTACATAGACCAGAACCTGCGGGTCGAGGGTGATCTCAGGCGCGAGGTGAACCAGAACATAAGGCGTCTGATAGACATCGGCTGCTACCGCGGCATCAGGCACCGCAGGGGGTTGCCGGTGCGCGGGCAGCGCACCCGGACCAACGCGCGTTCGCGCAAGGGACCGAGGCCGGCGATAGGCGGGAGGAAGAAGTAG
- the rpmJ gene encoding 50S ribosomal protein L36: MKVRASVKPICERCKVIRRRGVVRVICSNPRHKQRQG, translated from the coding sequence ATGAAGGTAAGAGCGAGTGTGAAACCGATATGCGAGCGGTGCAAGGTAATAAGACGCCGCGGGGTGGTGCGCGTGATCTGTTCCAACCCGCGACACAAGCAGAGGCAGGGCTAG
- the infA gene encoding translation initiation factor IF-1, whose product MAKEGVIEVEGTVTEALPNTQFRVELDNGHEVLAHISGKMRMNYIRILPGDRVKVELSPYDLNRGRITYRFRS is encoded by the coding sequence TTGGCTAAGGAAGGCGTCATAGAGGTTGAGGGTACGGTAACGGAGGCGTTGCCAAACACCCAGTTCAGGGTGGAGCTCGACAACGGGCACGAAGTTCTGGCCCACATCTCCGGCAAGATGCGGATGAACTACATCCGGATACTGCCCGGGGACAGGGTCAAGGTGGAGCTCAGCCCGTACGACCTTAACCGGGGACGGATAACCTACAGATTCAGGAGCTGA